From the Anaeromyxobacter dehalogenans 2CP-1 genome, the window GACGACGCGCCCTCGCCGGCGAGCAGCACGTGCGGCGAGCGCTCCATCACCGCCCGGGCGAGCGAGACCGGGTTCGCCACGTCGCGCACCGCCGCCACCGCCCCGCAGCGGAGCGTGGCGCCGTCCATGATCGAGGCGTCGAGCTCGACCGTCCCGTCGGCGGTGAGCGCGGCGCCCCGGCCCGCGTTGAACAGCGGGTCGTCCTCCAGCACCCGCACCGCGGCCTCCACCGCGTCGAGCGCGGCGCCGCCCCGGGAGAGGATCTGCCAGCCGGCCGCGCAGGCGCGGCGGAGCCCCTCGAGCCGCGGCGCGTCGGTCCCGCGGTCGGGGCTGGGCTGCCCCGCGCCGCCGTGGACCACGAGGACCGGTGTGACCGTGGGTGATGGCGTCATGGGCTGGAGCGTAGCGGCGGGCCCGCCGCGGGGGCAAGGCGGCGCGCGGCGCGGGGGAGGCGCGCGGACGCGCCCCGGGGCGCGCTGCCCGACACGCAGATCCCGCCCACCGCCGCAACGAACCGTACGGGGCGCGGCGCCGGCGACGGGCTCCGACGATTGGTTGACGAGCGGGGAAACGCCTTCCTATCTTCGGGGCGCTGCCCGAGGTCCCTTGGGCGGGTCCCTCACCCAGAGGTCACCATGACCGGACGCGAAGTGGTCATCGTCGGGGCGGCGCGCACGCCCATCGGCTCGTTCCTCGGCTCGCTCGCCTCCGTCACCGCGCCGCGCCTCGGCGCGGTCGCGATCCGCGCCGCGCTCGCGCGCGCCGGGGTGGAGCCCTCGACCGTGGACGAGGTGGTGATGGGCAACGTCCTCCAGGCGGGCGAGGGGCAGGCGCCGGCCCGGCAGGCGGCGATCTACGCGGGCCTCCCGGAAAAGACCCCCGCCTGGACGCTCAACAAGGTGTGCGGCTCCGGCCTGAAGGCGGTGATCTCCGCCGCGCAGGCGATCGCCCTCGGCGACGCCGACGTGGTGGTGGCGGGCGGCATGGAGTCGATGTCCAACGTGCCGTACTACGATCGGTCCGCGCGGACCGGCGCGCGGATGGGCAACGTGGAGCTGGTGGACGGGATGATCCACGACGGCCTCTGGGACGTGTACGGGCAGCAGCACATGGGCATGTGCGCCGAGCACTGCGCCGCCACGCAGGGGATCTCGCGCGCCGCGCAGGACGAGTACGCGATCGAGTCCACCCGCCGCGCGGTCGAGGCGTGGAAGGCGGGGGCGTTCAAGGCCGAGATCGTCCCGGTGGAGATCGAGGGCAAGAAGGGCGAGAAGACGGTCGTGGCCGAGGACGACGGCCCGAAGGGCGCGCGGCCGGAGAAGATCCCGACGCTCCGGCCGTCCTTCAAGAAGGACGGCACCGTCACCGCCGGCAGCTCCT encodes:
- a CDS encoding acetyl-CoA C-acetyltransferase, with protein sequence MTGREVVIVGAARTPIGSFLGSLASVTAPRLGAVAIRAALARAGVEPSTVDEVVMGNVLQAGEGQAPARQAAIYAGLPEKTPAWTLNKVCGSGLKAVISAAQAIALGDADVVVAGGMESMSNVPYYDRSARTGARMGNVELVDGMIHDGLWDVYGQQHMGMCAEHCAATQGISRAAQDEYAIESTRRAVEAWKAGAFKAEIVPVEIEGKKGEKTVVAEDDGPKGARPEKIPTLRPSFKKDGTVTAGSSSSINDGAAALVLASAERAARDGLPVLGRLRAWGGAARAPVEFTIAPADAIRTTLAKARLQVSDVDLWEINEAFAVVSIANNALLGLDPRKVNVRGGAVVLGHPIGASGARILVTLLQAMKDLDRRRGLASLCIGGGEAVALVVER